From Candidatus Gastranaerophilales bacterium, one genomic window encodes:
- a CDS encoding flagellin — MAIVINTNTLSLTAQNSLNKAQSAMGKALERMSTGYKINTAADDAAGLSIATNLNTQIKGSQVAQSNIQQGSNVLSTTEGALNSITDNINRVRELANQAANGVNSSDSSKAIVKEMVARLAEIDKTAASTQFNGVKLLDGTMTDMRLQVGANADATENSITVENVFKDSSSGDTGLKIALSGEMKKAADGGTFVLATFATESAAYLDTLDTALNTVTAQKADIGAYQNRLTSNLDNLTTTITNMQSSKSTIMDADVATESANFTQQSILQQASASLLAQANQVPSIALSLI, encoded by the coding sequence ATGGCAATCGTTATTAACACAAACACCTTGTCTTTGACAGCTCAAAACTCTTTGAACAAAGCTCAATCAGCAATGGGTAAAGCTCTAGAAAGAATGTCAACCGGTTACAAAATCAACACTGCAGCAGATGACGCAGCAGGTTTGTCAATCGCAACTAACTTGAATACCCAAATTAAAGGTTCACAAGTAGCTCAAAGTAACATTCAACAAGGTTCAAACGTGTTATCAACAACTGAAGGTGCGTTGAACTCAATTACAGACAACATCAACCGTGTCAGAGAACTAGCAAACCAAGCAGCTAACGGTGTAAATTCATCAGATTCATCAAAAGCTATCGTAAAAGAAATGGTTGCTCGTTTGGCTGAAATCGACAAAACAGCTGCATCAACTCAATTCAATGGTGTAAAACTTTTAGACGGTACAATGACCGACATGAGATTACAAGTTGGTGCAAACGCAGATGCAACTGAAAACTCAATTACAGTTGAAAATGTATTCAAAGATTCATCATCAGGCGACACCGGCTTGAAGATTGCTCTATCAGGAGAAATGAAAAAAGCTGCTGATGGCGGAACATTTGTTTTAGCTACATTCGCTACTGAATCTGCTGCTTACCTTGATACATTAGATACAGCATTAAATACTGTAACAGCACAAAAGGCAGATATTGGTGCTTACCAAAACAGATTGACATCAAACTTAGATAACTTGACAACTACAATAACAAATATGCAATCATCTAAGTCAACAATCATGGATGCTGATGTTGCTACAGAATCTGCAAACTTCACTCAACAATCAATCTTGCAACAAGCTTCAGCTTCATTGTTAGCTCAAGCAAACCAAGTTCCAAGTATTGCATTGTCATTAATCTAG
- a CDS encoding shikimate kinase: MEKNIVLVGMMGSGKTTVANSISAYSDYAFIDIDKEIVNLENQSINDIFADKEKGEKYFRDMETKIAKKIISYKHLGKFVISTGGGILERDENLEILKKNGVVFYLKTDVDELLKRLEGDTSRPLLNGENLKKKLLMLIEKREQNYKNANYIIETSGKEVSQIVVEILGIMNARIKS, from the coding sequence ATGGAGAAAAATATTGTTTTAGTCGGAATGATGGGGTCGGGGAAAACGACTGTTGCAAATTCTATTTCAGCTTATTCTGACTATGCTTTTATTGATATTGATAAAGAGATTGTAAATCTTGAAAACCAAAGTATAAATGATATTTTCGCTGATAAAGAAAAAGGAGAGAAGTATTTTAGAGATATGGAAACTAAAATTGCAAAGAAGATTATTTCATATAAACACTTAGGGAAATTTGTTATTTCTACAGGCGGTGGTATTCTGGAAAGAGATGAAAATCTTGAAATATTGAAGAAAAATGGTGTAGTATTTTATCTTAAAACAGATGTTGATGAGCTTTTGAAACGTCTTGAAGGAGATACTTCAAGGCCTCTTTTAAACGGTGAAAATCTCAAAAAAAAATTGTTAATGCTAATTGAAAAAAGAGAACAAAATTACAAAAATGCAAACTACATAATTGAAACTTCAGGTAAAGAGGTAAGTCAGATAGTTGTTGAAATATTAGG
- the aroC gene encoding chorismate synthase, with amino-acid sequence MDTKLFRFLTSGESHGQALNAIIEGLPAGFSIDKSFIDNELARRQKGYGRGGRMAIEADKVEILSGVRFGKSIGSPISLEVKNKDWANWTIPMSVEAVEQTSENIELIENKKITKVRPGHADLSGVIKYNQEDVRNILERSSARETTMRVAVGAVAKSLLKEFSINAFSLVTQIGEAKLDSVTYSLENLKKAENSDVRCYDDNIAQTMKSEIDKAKEVGDTLGGSFDVIFKGLPVGLGSHVHWDRKLDGLLAQAVMSIPAVKSVEFGMGKAVAKHSGFNTHDEIFYEDGKYVRKTNNAGGIEGGMTNGEDLVMHVSMKAIPTMKRPLKSVDIKNHQAYEAHFERSDTCAVPACAVVAEAMSAIVLADAFLQKFGSDNFEQIKRNYASYQEMLAER; translated from the coding sequence ATGGACACTAAATTATTTAGATTTTTAACATCGGGTGAATCCCATGGACAAGCGTTGAATGCTATTATAGAGGGGCTTCCCGCAGGGTTTTCTATCGATAAAAGTTTTATAGACAACGAGCTTGCAAGACGCCAAAAAGGCTATGGACGTGGTGGGCGAATGGCTATTGAGGCTGATAAAGTCGAAATATTATCTGGCGTAAGATTTGGTAAATCAATAGGCAGCCCGATATCTCTTGAAGTAAAAAATAAGGATTGGGCAAATTGGACAATTCCTATGTCAGTAGAAGCAGTCGAGCAAACTTCTGAAAATATTGAATTAATAGAAAACAAAAAAATTACTAAAGTCCGCCCGGGGCACGCTGATTTATCAGGTGTTATAAAATATAACCAAGAAGATGTTCGAAATATTCTCGAACGCTCAAGTGCAAGAGAAACCACTATGAGAGTTGCCGTTGGAGCCGTTGCGAAATCGCTTCTCAAAGAATTTTCAATTAACGCTTTTTCCCTTGTAACGCAAATAGGAGAGGCAAAATTAGACAGCGTAACTTATAGTTTGGAAAATTTAAAAAAAGCTGAAAACAGTGACGTAAGGTGCTATGACGATAATATCGCTCAAACCATGAAATCTGAAATTGATAAGGCAAAAGAAGTCGGCGACACGTTGGGCGGAAGCTTTGATGTCATATTCAAAGGGCTTCCTGTCGGTTTAGGCTCGCATGTGCATTGGGATAGGAAACTTGACGGGCTTTTGGCTCAAGCTGTTATGAGTATTCCTGCCGTAAAATCTGTTGAATTTGGAATGGGAAAAGCTGTTGCTAAACATTCAGGTTTTAACACACATGATGAAATTTTCTACGAAGACGGAAAATATGTTAGAAAAACCAATAATGCAGGCGGAATTGAAGGCGGAATGACTAATGGTGAAGATTTGGTTATGCATGTTTCTATGAAAGCTATCCCGACAATGAAACGCCCTTTAAAATCTGTCGATATCAAAAATCATCAAGCGTACGAGGCTCATTTTGAACGCTCTGATACTTGTGCTGTCCCTGCTTGTGCAGTGGTTGCAGAAGCAATGAGTGCAATTGTTTTGGCGGATGCTTTCTTGCAAAAATTCGGCTCTGATAATTTTGAACAAATAAAAAGAAATTATGCATCATATCAAGAAATGCTTGCTGAAAGGTAG